The proteins below come from a single Caulobacter segnis ATCC 21756 genomic window:
- a CDS encoding endonuclease III domain-containing protein has translation MQLSLALARSPLESVRDALLCEFGAQRPVTRMDPISQLVKSSISGRTQDAVSWDAFLRLRAAFKNWDDLADAPVAAVARIIEDVTFPADKARYLTTALRMIRDKVGWLSLSHLKGLTVDQARWELQALPGVGVKVAACVLNFSDLAMRALVVDSHVDRVAKRIGLVGAGDTTHTYHTLMGLAPDAWTADDLFELHWLMKRGLGQMLCPHEGPKCGACPVKAMCAKVGVGHSADVLEWRARG, from the coding sequence CTGGAAAGCGTGCGCGACGCCCTGCTCTGCGAGTTCGGGGCCCAGCGGCCTGTCACCCGCATGGATCCGATCTCCCAACTGGTGAAGTCGTCGATCAGCGGCCGGACCCAGGACGCCGTCTCCTGGGACGCCTTCCTGCGCCTGCGGGCCGCGTTCAAGAACTGGGACGACCTGGCCGACGCGCCGGTCGCCGCCGTGGCGCGGATCATCGAGGACGTCACCTTCCCCGCCGACAAGGCCCGCTACCTGACCACAGCCCTGCGCATGATCCGCGACAAGGTCGGCTGGCTGTCGCTGAGCCACCTGAAGGGCCTGACGGTCGACCAGGCCCGCTGGGAGCTGCAGGCCCTGCCTGGCGTCGGAGTCAAGGTCGCCGCCTGCGTGCTGAACTTCAGCGACCTGGCGATGCGCGCCCTCGTCGTCGACAGCCATGTCGACCGCGTCGCCAAGCGGATCGGCCTGGTGGGCGCCGGCGACACGACCCACACCTATCACACGCTGATGGGCCTGGCGCCCGACGCCTGGACCGCCGACGACCTCTTCGAGCTGCACTGGCTGATGAAGCGCGGCCTGGGCCAGATGCTTTGCCCGCACGAGGGTCCCAAGTGCGGCGCGTGCCCGGTCAAGGCGATGTGCGCCAAGGTCGGGGTCGGCCACAGCGCCGATGTGCTGGAATGGCGAGCGCGCGGCTGA
- a CDS encoding DUF72 domain-containing protein → MTIRIGTAGWSLYRAGEAFPAEGTVLERYAARLNAVEINTSFYRPHQRKTYERWAASTPEDFRFAVKVPQAITHERRLVGADDLLARFLEETDGLGAKRGPLLIQLPPSLAFEAERVGAFLASWRDRTDAPTVLEPRHASWFEDQADDLLAAHHVARVAADPAVVPSAAEPGGWRKLIYHRLHGSPVMYASAYESEALDALTARLSDEAKSVETWCVFDNTRFGAATWNALALREIPLS, encoded by the coding sequence ATGACCATCCGCATCGGCACGGCCGGCTGGAGCCTTTATCGCGCGGGCGAGGCCTTTCCGGCCGAAGGGACCGTGCTCGAACGCTACGCCGCTCGGCTGAACGCGGTCGAGATCAACACGTCCTTCTACCGTCCCCACCAGAGGAAGACCTACGAACGCTGGGCGGCCTCGACGCCGGAGGACTTCCGGTTCGCGGTCAAGGTCCCGCAGGCGATCACCCATGAGCGGCGACTGGTCGGGGCGGACGACCTGCTGGCGCGGTTCCTCGAGGAGACCGACGGGCTTGGCGCCAAGCGCGGCCCACTGCTGATCCAGTTGCCGCCCAGTCTGGCCTTCGAGGCCGAGCGGGTCGGCGCGTTCCTGGCGTCCTGGCGCGATCGCACCGACGCCCCGACCGTGCTGGAGCCCCGCCACGCCAGCTGGTTCGAGGACCAGGCGGATGACCTCCTGGCGGCCCACCACGTCGCCCGCGTCGCCGCCGACCCGGCCGTGGTTCCGTCGGCCGCCGAGCCTGGCGGCTGGCGGAAGCTGATCTACCACCGCCTGCACGGCTCGCCGGTGATGTACGCCAGCGCCTATGAGTCCGAGGCGCTAGACGCTCTGACGGCCCGACTGAGCGACGAGGCGAAATCCGTCGAGACTTGGTGCGTCTTCGACAACACCCGCTTCGGCGCGGCGACCTGGAACGCGCTGGCGCTGCGCGAAATCCCTCTCTCTTAG